One genomic region from Daphnia magna isolate NIES linkage group LG10, ASM2063170v1.1, whole genome shotgun sequence encodes:
- the LOC123466344 gene encoding salivary glue protein Sgs-3-like: protein MDIGNVKLSTNIPRKTSMHHSYNAKRDKKSTPIHTLELVRCSRPENIDENQQWVFGTINTNPEILENFPETSIDELEEIQLEQRRTMTTTINSPIFGGLIKFNHGKGNIIWDMINWKLLKSGKPPTKKCVTYNGLANLLTLETCNPNWAQCQECLKKLITSNDPLVQTQTSVANCSQSSDKGQAFEYLTAVTPTTTITTKPTTTTVKTAATTSKITTTTTSKPIVTTTTKPTTTMKPTTTTKPTTTTKTTTTTKPTTTTKQTTPKPTATTKSLPTTTTKSTTTTTRPTSTTL, encoded by the coding sequence ATGGATATTGGGAATGTTAAATTATCAACTAATATCCCAAGAAAAACATCTATGCATCACAGTTACAACGCAAAACGAGACAAAAAAAGCACACCAATACATACACTGGAGCTTGTCAGATGCAGCAGACCAGAAAACATCGACGAGAATCAACAATGGGTTTTCGGGACCATCAACACAAATCCAGAAATCTTAGAAAATTTTCCGGAAACATCGATCGACGAACTGGAAGAAATTCAACTAGAACAACGAAGGACAATGACCACTACCATTAATTCACCGATATTCGGAGGATTGATAAAATTCAACCACGGCAAAGGAAATATAATTTGGGACATGATCAACTGGAAATTACTAAAAAGTGGAAAGCCACCGACCAAAAAATGTGTCACCTACAATGGCTTAGCAAACTTATTAACATTGGAAACCTGCAACCCAAATTGGGCACAATGTCAGGAATGCCTGAAAAAACTCATCACCAGCAATGACCCTCTTGTACAAACTCAAACATCTGTAGCTAACTGTAGCCAGAGCAGTGACAAAGGCCAAGCCTTTGAATACTTGACAGCAGTTACCCCTACTACCACAATCACAACAAAGCCAACAACTACCACGGTCAAAACTGCAGCAACCACATCAAAAATTACAACAACCACCACATCAAAACCAATAGTAACTACAACCACAAAACCAACTACAACCATGAAACCAACCACAACTACAAAACCaaccacaaccacaaaaaccacCACTACCACAAaacccaccaccaccaccaaacAAACAACTCCCAaaccaacagcaacaacaaaatcactaccaacaacaacaacaaaatcgaCAACTACAACAACTAGACCCACGAGCACAACattgtaa